CTGAGGCTTGTAGATAGTCTTATTCTATTGTTTGATCTTGAATTGTTCATATAATTCATTTACCATGTCATTATTGAGGTTTTTGGCGTTGTCAGTGATCAGTGTCTCTAGCACCCCAAAACGACAGATAATGTGATCCCTTAGAAAATTAGATACCACTTTCTTGGTCACGCTATTGTAAGATGCTGTTTCAACCCATTTGGTGAAATATTCGATCGCCACCAAGTTGAATCGATGCCCATTCGAAGTTGGGGGATCAATAGTTCTAATCACGTCCATTCCCCACATTGAGCAGGGTCAAGGAGCAGCTATACTATGTAATTCCATAGGAGGAGCATGTATAATATCAGCATGCATTTTATACTTAATATATTTCCCGACAAAATCTACACAGTCGTGCTCCACGGTAAGCCAAAAATATCTTGTTCTCATGATTTTTTTAACCAGTAAGTGCCCATTCATATGGGGTCCGCATACGCCActgtgcacttctttcatcatatattcaGCTTCTTCTCTATCGATGCATCTtagaagacccaaatatgatgTTCTCTTATACAACACCTTTCCATTCAGGAAAAATTTTGACTACATTCTTCACAAGAAACTTTTGGCAGTTGAATCAACCCCTGGAGGGTAAGATTCTATCTTTATGAATTTCTTGATGGCGCTATACCATGGGTGATTGTTAGATGTCTCTCCCACAGCCAGACAATGTGCCAATTTATCTTGGAACTGAATCTGAATAGGTTCGATTACCAGCTCGTCTGGGTGTCGAATCATTGAAGACAAAGTGGCCAGAGCATCAGCGAAAACATTGCAAGTGTGAGAGATATGCCTGTATTCCAAACTTCTGAATTTATTGGCCAAACTGAGCAGACTACAATGATACAGCATGATCTTCGAGTCTCGAGTCACCCATTGTTTGAGCATTTGATGCACCAATAAATCGGAATTACTGAATACGATCAAATTCTTTATCTCCATCTCTATTGctatttttaatcaaaaaatacaAGTTTCATACTCAACCATATTGTTAATACAAGGAAATCGTAATTTAGCAGCGACGGGGTAATGATTTCCCTCAGGTGACACTAAAATAGCTCTGATTCCGGCTCCAAAAGAATTTTAAGTCCATTAAAGAATAATCTCCACCTAGAGTATTGCTCGTTCATGTCTTCTGATACGCCAATAAATAAGATCTCCTCGTCAGGAAAATAGGTATGCAATGGTTGGTAATCATTTTTTGTTGGATTCTTGGCCAAATGATCTACTATAGCTTGACCCTTAATTGCCTTCTGCGTAGTGAAAATGATATCGAATTCTGAAAGAATCATTTGCCACTTCGCCATACGTCCCGTCGATATAGGCTTTCCTAACAAATATTTCAGAGGGTCGGAACGGGAAATGAGGTAGGTAGTGTGACTAAGCAAGTAATGTCTCAACTTCTGAGCAGTCCAATTTAAAGCACAGCAACTCCTCTCAAGAAAAGAATAATTGGTCTCGTACCCAATGAACTTTTTACTGAGGTAATAGATGGCTTGCTCCTTCTTTCCTGAATCATCATGTTGTCCCAATACGCACTCCATAGTTTCATTCGGCACAGATAGGTATATGATCAGAGATCGACCGGATTTGGGTGGCACTAAGACCAAATGGTTCAACAGATAATCATTGATCTTATCGAAAACTTGCTGACATTCTTCGTTCCAGTGCATCGGTGCATTCTTTTTCAATAATTTAAACAAAGGCTCACATGTAGATGTTAACTGAACGATAAATCTAttgataaaattgatctttCCCAAAAAGCTCTTTGCGCCGTTCTGAGTCTTCAGTATAGGCATCTCTCGTATTGTCTTGATTTTCGCTGGATCGATCTCAATTCTCTTTTTACTGACAATGAACCCTAACAATTTACCGGCGAGAGCTCCAAAAGCACATTTTGTAGGATTCAGATTCAAATTGTATTTTCTCAACCTTTCGAACAATTTCTTTAAGTCAACCAAATGATCCTCTGCCTTTTTAGATTTAATGATAATATCGTCTACGTAAACTTCCATCTCCTTATGAATCATGTTGTGGAACAAAGTGGTCATAGTCCGTTGATAGGTAGTTCCAGTATTCTTCAATCTGAACGGCATTTTTCGATAGCAGAAGGTTCCCCACGGAGTAATAAAAATAGTCTTCTCTCTATCTTCCTCGGCCATCAAAATCTGGTGATACCCAGCGAAATAGTCACCGAAAGATTCAATTTCATGCCCCGCAATATTGTCCACAAGAATGTGAATGTTTGGTAACGAAAAATCATCCTTCAAACTGGCTTTGTTGAGATCCCGGTAATCGACACGGACTTGcacttctccatttttcttcagaGTAGGTACGGGATTTGAAAGTCAAATGGGATAATGAGACACCATGATGATTCTGGCATTGAGCTACTTCTCGATCTATTCCTTGATTTTGAGACTCATATCTGGAGTCGGCAATCTGTGAACCACTATGTCTGTTGAAATTTCAGGCATATCATTATACGACCATGTAAACACATCTTGAAAAACATGGTTAAAAATTCAATCATCTCTTATCTCTGCCCCTTATTCAAGTGCACACTGATTTTGATTTCTTTAACCTCCGTCTTAATGTCAATGTTAATAATTTCTGTCTCTTCTAAGTTCGATTTGAATTTCTCCTCATGTTGTTCAAGAATCTTTGAAATAGACTCAGACTCTTCCTCGCTATCACTTTCATTTTGAATTTCgaatttctaaattttaaattcGTTAGAGATATCGAGTAGGTaattattgaattccagaatagTGATATCCGAAGGGTCAAacgattttatttttggccatctgaaaataAACTAAACATGCACAATAaacaagtaaaaaataataaatattgacaaaaatcttccatttcattgaatttaaagaaGTAGACAGACATTAGAATAAGACCGAGAACTTTGCAAACTGAAATATCATTTAAAACAAACACATTCCCAATAGAACTGTGCAGTAGAAACAGACTTTCATTTAAACAAAATGCGTATTGACATGATACTGAGAGGAAGAAAATAACTAAAAACAAAGTAGCTTTTTGTCATTGATTTCAGCCAACAATCCCCTAAATTTATCGAAATTTTCTTCGAGAGGGAAGGTAATTTGCAGTCCAATTTTGCATGGTTCCTTCAGGGATAGTCGGGAACTCTATTTCTTCTAGTGGTTCATCCTCACAAGTGACTCAGACGAATAGCTGAGACAGGCCCATTTCAATCTCTTCAATCAGGCTCTCTTCATGTAATTCTGACAATATTACTCCAGATAGCCGAGAAAAAGTGTAGTGCAATGGTGGGATACTCATAGGGGTCTGCTTTCCCTCCTTTTCTGCCTTGTTACGAACTTGCATATCTTTCTTATCCTTGGTAGTTGGTTGGAATCCCAATCTGAATGTGTCCTTCTTTTCAAAAACCTCTATAGGCTCCAAGATACCTTGCAAATTTCATCCCAAACCTTTGCCAAATTTAAATCCCCCTCGTATCATTTTCTTAGTCATTTTATACTAGCTTCCGAAAGACCCATCTTTGTCAACGAATTTTCCTTAGACATCTAATTTACAGATACAATATCAGCTACATGATGGGAGAACCAAAGTTTTTCTACCATTCTCCTCCTTTAATGTAGAATTAATAATCATGATGCAATCGTCCTCGGCAGACACAGTAATAAGTTGATCATTGACAATGAACTTCACTTTCTGATAGAGAGAAGAAGGAACGACACCAGAAGTGTGAATCCAAGGTCGTCCAAGTAACATGTTATAAACGCTCGAGAATTCATGACTTGGCAAACCGCTTGAAGGTCTTATCTCTAGTACCAAATCAACTTCGCCCATTGGTTTCCTTCTGGCTCCATCAAATCCTCTTATTATTGTTACAGATGTCCGCAGTCTAACATTCAAAAGTCCAAGTTTCATGAAAATGTTCCATGGGCAGATGTTTAAGGTAGATCCGTTGTCTATCAAAACTCTAGACAGTAGCTTTCCATTGCAGCGCACTGAGATATACAACGCCTTATTATACCCAATGCTTTCGGAAGTCAAGTCATCATCAAAAAGCTTATGTGATTAGCAGTTAGAACAGTTTCCACAATGTGTGCGAACTTGTCAATTGGGATATTCTTTAGTATCCGAGCCTCCCCCAGAACCTTAAGTAATGCCTCTTTGTGCAATTCAGAGGTTCACAGCAGGTCTAAAATGGAAATCTGGGTAGGCGTTCCATCCAATTGCTCCATGACCTTGTACTCATTCCTTTTCAGCATTTTAAGAAAATTTAATGCATCTTTTTCGGTCACGAACGACTTAAATGGCATAGGGTTCTTCTCTACGATCTTCGCAAGTTTGGCAACAGTAACCCCCTCCTCTTTAGGCACCTCAACATCCCCGATCAGTAGAGCAGGCTCACTATAGTCCCATGATACTTCTTGCAAGTTATGTACAGGTGATTGTTTAGGAAATTCGAGCACCACAGGTTCCGGTAAATCCAACACAAAAGGCTCTTCACTATTTTTCAACGGCTCTTCCTCTAGCACAAAAGGTTTCTTGACTACTCCAATTACTTCATTCTCATCCACGATATATTGGGCGGGCTCCCCAAACGTCTCGTTAGTGGTAATGCCCCCTACAATGCCCTTGTGTTCAGGAAGTGAATTTTTACTGACATTTGATCCTGACTCAACTCTTCTTCTCAAAAGTATATCTCTAACttcaatcatgtcttgaatcTTATGTTTTAATACCAAACAATTGATAGTAAAGTGTCCAGGACTTTCAGAATGATATGCACAAATGGCTTGAGAAGCATAGCCAACAGGGATGCCCCTATAGTAGGTTTTGGGAGGAACCACGCCAATTTTACCAGTAGCCTTAAGTTGCTCGTATAATTGGTCAAGAGGTCGGCTCAAGTTGGTGAAGGTTCgatattgattttgattttgggtTTCATTGGTTTGAGGATAGTTATAggtttggttatttgactgaACTAATCTTGGATTAAAAGGAAGTCGAGATCgagtttgaaaatttggttgaaaattttggaaaggTGGTACAGATATGTTTGTGTAGTTGGGTCAAGGGCGGGGATGGTCGACAGTAGTGTGATGGACAGGATGGGAGTTTGGGTAATACGGGTAGGGGGATGAGTAGGTGGGTCGGTTCTGAAATTTGGGTCTAGTCGAGGGGCCCTGATCTCAGACGAAAGCATTTTctccttccttcttcttgaactGAGGTTTCTTGCCACTACTACTTTGACTTTGCAAAGCTTCCAATTGTATTTTCAAAGTCAACACGTTGACTATCTTTCCTATTTTGACGAATTCATCAAATTCTTCTAACTTATTTATAATAGCTGCAAATAAGCATCTAgtcatttgaa
This portion of the Coffea arabica cultivar ET-39 chromosome 2e, Coffea Arabica ET-39 HiFi, whole genome shotgun sequence genome encodes:
- the LOC140036398 gene encoding uncharacterized protein; protein product: MEIKNLIVFSNSDLLVHQMLKQWVTRDSKIMLYHCSLLSLANKFRSLEYRHISHTCNVFADALATLSSMIRHPDELVIEPIQIQFQDKLAHCLAVGETSNNHPWYSAIKKFIKIESYPPGVDSTAKSFL